In the genome of Triticum urartu cultivar G1812 chromosome 5, Tu2.1, whole genome shotgun sequence, one region contains:
- the LOC125508892 gene encoding GDSL esterase/lipase At2g04570-like, with product MSSLRHAMPVVLVLAHAVLALALQGAAAGSGEVPAVIVFGDSTADTGNNNFIQTVARGNYAPYGRDYAGGVATGRFSNGLLPADLVSEALGLPPSVPAYLDPSHTIHHLASGVSFASAGSGLDNITAQIPSAMTLGEQIDHFRQYTERLRRARGEAAARRIIAGALYIFSIGASDFLQNYLVFPVRGYSFTPPEYEAYLVGAAEAAVRAVHGLGARAVTFAGLPPLGCLPLERAVNLHSPGDCNGAYNMAAVSFNRRLEGMLGRLGRELPGARVAYVDQYGLLSAMIARPWEYGFENSAQGCCGSGTGYVETGGALWSLESALACDDAGKYVFFDAVHPSERAYRMIAGAILNATSHPRSHRFR from the exons ATGTCCTCTCTGCGACATGCCATGCCCGTCGTCTTGGTCCTGGCGCATGCCGTCCTGGCGCTGGCACTCCAGGGCGCCGCCGCTGGTTCAGGCGAGGTCCCGGCGGTGATTGTGTTCGGCGACTCCACCGCTGACACCGGCAACAACAACTTCATCCAGACCGTAGCCAGGGGCAACTACGCTCCGTACGGGCGGGACTACGCCGGCGGCGTCGCCACCGGCCGGTTCTCCAATGGCCTCCTCCCCGCCGACTTGGTCTCCGAGGCGCTGGGCCTGCCGCCCTCCGTGCCGGCGTACCTCGACCCGTCCCACACCATCCACCATCTCGCCTCGGGCGTCAGCTTCGCCTCCGCAGGCTCCGGGCTGGACAACATAACCGCGCAAATCCCG TCGGCGATGACCCTGGGCGAGCAGATCGACCACTTCAGGCAGTACACGGAGCGGCTGAGGCGGGcgagaggcgaggcggcggcgcgccgCATCATCGCCGGCGCCCTCTACATCTTCAGCATCGGCGCCAGCGACTTCCTGCAGAACTACCTGGTGTTCCCCGTGAGGGGCTACAGCTTCACCCCGCCGGAGTACGAGGCGTACCTCGTCGGCGCCGCGGAGGCGGCCGTGCGGGCCGTGCACGGGCTCGGCGCGCGCGCGGTCACCTTCGCCGGCCTGCCGCCGCTGGGGTGCCTGCCGCTGGAGAGGGCCGTCAACCTCCACAGCCCCGGGGACTGCAACGGTGCGTACAACATGGCGGCCGTCAGCTTCAACCGCAGGCTCGAGGGGATGCTGGGCAGGCTCGGCCGGGAGCTGCCCGGGGCGCGGGTGGCGTACGTCGACCAGTACGGCCTCCTGTCGGCCATGATCGCCAGGCCGTGGGAGTATGGGTTTGAGAACTCGGCCCAAGGATGCTGCGGCAGTGGCACGGGGTATGTGGAGACGGGGGGCGCGCTGTGGAGCTTGGAGAGCGCGCTGGCGTGCGACGACGCCGGCAAATACGTCTTCTTTGACGCCGTCCATCCGTCGGAGAGGGCGTACAGGATGATAGCCGGCGCCATCCTGAATGCCACGTCCCACCCGCGCTCGCACCGCTTCCGCTGA